One genomic window of Clostridium taeniosporum includes the following:
- the dndD gene encoding DNA sulfur modification protein DndD: protein MIINNITLKNFRSYEDETTFSFTPKGNKNIVLIGGENGAGKSTLFEAIKLCIYGPITYGYLGLNHNYLTKIKNNINDNAFKNENIECYLGLNISFEEGTQIKEYYLKRSWNYINQKIHEDFKVYLNNEELNDEDKLYFDKYLKSVIPPSLFDFFFFDGEELSDFFTGKSASSNLKESVLELFNYDTFEVLKKQLLAHQRAKSKSNVKLEDTQKNFDLLNSNVKDLNSEIENLEKTLILDEEYLDNLLVKRNQVEDDFKNSGGLLEGEKAALSSEISKFENDRTNINTEIKDFCNETLPFLLVTDLLEETKIQIEKEDSLNSYNAISKKLSGDIVEDALVKHIPSKVKNINFNEIAVDLLNNMFNTIELNNVANILELSTEQRNTINHTIDNILNKRNTLTKSIFSKFNSISQIGDKLKKLRDKLNSSISDDILNNYLENLHSTNEQINTIQKNIAVKKATIESKHNELKNKEYHLTRARNEYTTLLQNINVLDMSTQLIEYLNELLINLTKDKIKLIENEFIKIFSTIIRKANYVNSIVIDDNFNTTLYINKEYNTTEILNVINNLGFNGLSKKYGDKFLEDLLKHYNVEDTKELKNLISNDISFDYISLSTKININDFSNGEKQIYILCLIWAIIKSSGVEIPFIIDTPYARIDETHRNSLTTTYLPNISKQVIILSTNKEIDKELYKVVKPYVCDEYLLLYNTELRKTEVKNGYFEV, encoded by the coding sequence ATGATAATTAACAATATAACATTAAAAAACTTTAGATCATACGAAGATGAAACTACCTTCTCCTTTACTCCTAAAGGGAATAAAAATATTGTTTTAATAGGTGGAGAAAATGGGGCTGGTAAATCTACCTTATTCGAAGCCATTAAATTATGTATTTATGGTCCAATTACTTATGGTTATCTTGGATTAAACCATAATTATTTAACTAAGATTAAGAATAATATAAATGATAATGCATTTAAAAATGAAAATATTGAATGTTATTTAGGTTTAAATATTTCTTTTGAAGAAGGCACACAAATTAAAGAATATTATTTAAAACGTTCATGGAATTATATAAATCAAAAAATACATGAAGATTTTAAAGTTTATCTAAATAATGAAGAATTAAATGATGAAGATAAATTATACTTTGATAAATATTTAAAATCTGTAATTCCACCATCGCTATTTGATTTCTTCTTCTTTGACGGTGAAGAATTAAGTGATTTCTTTACTGGGAAAAGTGCAAGTTCTAATTTAAAAGAATCAGTACTTGAATTATTCAATTATGATACATTCGAAGTATTAAAGAAGCAATTATTAGCTCATCAGAGAGCAAAATCAAAGTCAAATGTTAAATTAGAAGATACTCAAAAGAACTTTGATTTACTTAACTCTAATGTTAAAGATTTAAACTCTGAAATTGAAAATTTGGAAAAAACTTTGATTTTAGATGAAGAGTATCTTGATAATTTACTTGTAAAAAGAAATCAAGTTGAAGATGATTTTAAAAACAGTGGCGGACTTTTAGAAGGTGAAAAAGCAGCTTTAAGTTCTGAAATATCAAAATTTGAAAATGATCGTACTAATATTAATACGGAAATCAAAGATTTCTGCAATGAGACTCTACCCTTTTTATTAGTTACTGATCTCTTAGAAGAAACTAAAATTCAAATAGAAAAAGAAGATTCTTTAAATTCATATAATGCAATAAGTAAAAAATTATCTGGAGATATTGTAGAAGATGCATTAGTTAAACATATTCCATCTAAAGTAAAAAATATTAATTTTAATGAAATTGCAGTAGATCTTCTTAACAATATGTTTAATACTATTGAATTAAATAATGTAGCTAATATTTTAGAATTATCTACAGAACAAAGAAATACTATTAATCATACTATTGATAATATTTTAAATAAAAGAAATACTTTAACTAAATCTATCTTTTCTAAATTTAATAGTATTTCTCAAATTGGAGATAAGTTGAAAAAATTAAGAGATAAATTAAATTCATCTATTTCAGATGATATTTTAAATAATTATCTAGAAAATCTTCATTCTACAAATGAACAAATTAATACAATTCAAAAAAATATTGCTGTTAAAAAAGCGACAATTGAATCAAAACATAATGAGCTTAAAAACAAAGAATATCATCTTACTAGAGCAAGAAATGAGTATACTACTCTACTTCAAAATATTAATGTTTTAGATATGTCTACACAACTTATTGAATATTTAAATGAACTTCTTATTAATTTAACTAAAGATAAAATTAAATTAATAGAAAATGAATTCATAAAAATCTTTAGCACAATAATTAGAAAAGCTAATTATGTGAATAGTATCGTAATTGATGATAATTTTAATACTACTCTTTATATAAATAAAGAGTATAATACAACTGAAATACTAAATGTAATAAACAATCTTGGATTTAACGGTTTAAGTAAAAAATATGGAGATAAATTCTTAGAAGATTTATTAAAACATTATAATGTAGAGGATACTAAAGAACTTAAAAATCTTATATCTAATGATATTTCTTTTGATTATATAAGTTTAAGTACTAAAATTAATATAAATGATTTTTCAAATGGTGAAAAACAAATTTACATACTTTGCTTAATTTGGGCTATCATAAAAAGTTCAGGTGTTGAAATACCATTTATAATTGATACGCCTTATGCTCGTATAGATGAAACACATAGAAATTCATTAACTACTACTTATTTACCAAACATAAGTAAGCAAGTTATAATTCTTTCTACTAATAAAGAAATTGATAAAGAATTATATAAAGTTGTAAAACCTTATGTATGTGATGAATACTTACTTCTATACAATACAGAATTACGTAAAACTGAAGTTAAAAATGGATATTTTGAGGTGTAA
- a CDS encoding DndE family protein encodes MGFRLKTSKKTKEIFEEVGKSANLKPFALSKIAVSLSLKDPTSILEYENNDTNGLELQRATVTGEFDAIFKALIEVNLGRNINDDEYYPHFMKLHMDRGAELLLNQYKYSGGNLEKFLKNALKKGDANL; translated from the coding sequence ATGGGATTTAGATTAAAAACATCAAAGAAAACAAAAGAAATATTTGAAGAGGTAGGAAAAAGTGCAAATCTTAAACCATTTGCTTTAAGTAAAATAGCAGTTTCATTATCTTTAAAAGATCCTACTTCTATATTAGAATATGAGAATAATGACACAAACGGCCTTGAACTTCAAAGAGCCACAGTTACAGGTGAATTTGATGCAATATTTAAAGCACTTATCGAAGTAAACCTTGGTCGTAATATAAATGATGATGAATATTACCCACACTTTATGAAACTTCATATGGATAGAGGTGCTGAACTTCTATTAAATCAGTATAAATATAGTGGTGGAAATTTAGAAAAATTCTTAAAGAATGCATTAAAAAAGGGAGATGCTAATTTATGA
- a CDS encoding cysteine desulfurase family protein yields MIYLDNSATTPIDPEVLDAMLPYLKEEYGNPSSRYYTLAVNASNAVEKAREQVASLINAEPKEIIFTGGASESNNFIIKGVADYKKYYEESGNHIITSTVEHKSVLQTCKFLNGEVFWNKSEKSVASKFLKKKTETKKIDRGYEVSFLTVNKYAQVEEDTFRNSIKDNTILASFIWGNNEIGSLNDIEKLCAIAKEKNILFHSDATQVLGKIDLDVKKIPLDFLSMSAHKIYGPKGVGAAFIRQTGLSDYKMTSLIHGGLQESGYRAGTSAVHNIVGFGKACEISKRDMNEYIKKICELEVEIKKMLTQKYPGVEFLGDPDNHIPGVIGMLIPGIVNDMFIKDMADKCAISSGSACGIGEPSYVIKEIGVADRSSQFIRITLSKFCDMNSFF; encoded by the coding sequence ATGATATATTTAGATAATAGTGCTACTACTCCTATTGATCCCGAAGTATTAGATGCAATGTTGCCATATTTAAAAGAGGAATATGGCAATCCCTCTAGCAGATATTATACATTAGCTGTAAATGCTAGTAATGCTGTAGAAAAAGCTAGAGAACAAGTAGCAAGCTTAATAAATGCAGAACCTAAAGAAATAATATTTACTGGTGGTGCATCTGAAAGTAATAACTTTATAATAAAAGGTGTGGCAGATTATAAAAAGTACTATGAAGAAAGTGGAAACCATATTATAACTTCTACCGTTGAACATAAATCTGTACTTCAAACATGTAAGTTCTTAAACGGTGAAGTATTTTGGAATAAATCTGAAAAATCCGTAGCAAGTAAATTTTTAAAGAAAAAAACAGAAACAAAAAAAATTGATCGTGGATACGAAGTTTCTTTTCTTACTGTAAACAAATATGCACAAGTGGAAGAAGATACTTTTAGAAACTCAATTAAAGATAATACAATCCTCGCTTCATTTATATGGGGTAATAATGAAATTGGCTCTTTAAATGACATTGAAAAATTATGTGCTATTGCAAAAGAAAAAAATATACTGTTTCACTCTGATGCTACACAAGTATTAGGTAAAATTGATTTAGATGTAAAAAAAATTCCTTTAGATTTTCTTTCTATGTCAGCTCATAAGATTTATGGACCTAAAGGTGTTGGAGCTGCTTTTATAAGACAAACTGGATTATCAGATTATAAAATGACATCATTAATACATGGTGGATTACAAGAAAGTGGATATAGAGCTGGAACTTCTGCTGTTCATAATATTGTAGGTTTCGGTAAAGCTTGTGAAATTTCTAAAAGAGATATGAATGAATATATAAAAAAAATATGTGAATTAGAAGTTGAAATTAAAAAAATGCTTACACAAAAATATCCTGGTGTTGAATTTTTAGGTGACCCAGACAATCATATTCCTGGAGTCATTGGCATGCTTATTCCTGGTATTGTTAATGATATGTTTATTAAGGATATGGCTGATAAATGTGCTATTTCTTCTGGGTCAGCTTGTGGGATTGGTGAACCTTCTTATGTTATTAAGGAAATTGGAGTTGCAGATAGAAGTTCTCAATTTATTAGAATTACATTATCTAAATTCTGTGATATGAATTCTTTTTTTTAA
- a CDS encoding AAA family ATPase, translating to MKIKTIEYENFRNFKERGIIRCSTDGKITIVYGKNGDGKTTLHQLFQWIFYGQVHFNKTTSDYLYNLEFESNLEYGNSFEVMGRIDFEHNSNHYSLTRKYTYRKELDYSKKLGEEISLIRMDEDNNWKKIDRPSEIIEKLLPSGLSDYFFFDGENMIADLRVKGKDSANKLKKALYSMFDLDVIELAKDHVGNITSPTTVLGKLYMSKGTVKSGSQISAVKTNIENAQNKIEKYNEELKVYSQKKEKMKELIRTVSEQIGSTKSKVEYEKQRKILKRHRDLSLSTVTSTQGIFGDEMFSTFPQLLISKTVLDAKNKIKLKIADNNLPQGLGKRLIEYLLDSSTKECICGNSISNEEREHIKAYLNMLPPKSYTSMYNEFKRTASQWGKGYNKEKFERYIKLILENKESAEEDDKKIRELDEQEKKSPDIENLVIARKQAEDSILELDEHIINHEKELNKFKIYLKKNMKDFDDLTKKNNENLKIQSKINIMQLVADYFKKKLEDASLEYSKNLEENIQKLLNEMLTSKRKVSVTHEFSVRVTDSFNDESKSEGQFAVVSFAYIGGILKMLQNDQRLNKREYPLVLDGPFSKLDPDQRQNVVDSIPQFAPQVILFSKDNLQDIIAEDKIGRVWTIISNNEKNVARVEEGILWK from the coding sequence ATGAAAATTAAAACTATTGAGTATGAAAACTTTAGAAATTTTAAAGAACGTGGAATTATAAGGTGTTCTACTGATGGCAAAATTACTATTGTGTATGGAAAAAATGGAGATGGGAAAACAACATTACATCAATTGTTTCAATGGATTTTTTATGGACAAGTTCATTTTAATAAAACAACTTCAGATTATTTATATAATCTTGAGTTTGAAAGCAATCTTGAATATGGAAATAGCTTTGAAGTTATGGGAAGAATAGATTTTGAACATAATAGCAATCATTATTCATTGACAAGAAAATACACATACAGAAAAGAATTGGATTACTCAAAGAAATTAGGCGAAGAAATATCACTCATTAGAATGGATGAAGATAATAATTGGAAGAAAATAGATAGGCCTTCAGAAATTATTGAAAAGTTACTACCATCTGGGTTATCAGATTATTTCTTTTTTGATGGAGAAAACATGATTGCTGATTTGCGTGTAAAGGGTAAGGATTCGGCAAATAAATTAAAAAAAGCATTATACTCCATGTTTGATCTAGATGTTATTGAATTAGCAAAAGATCATGTGGGTAATATAACTTCACCAACAACTGTATTGGGTAAGCTTTATATGAGCAAAGGAACTGTAAAAAGCGGAAGTCAAATATCTGCAGTTAAAACTAATATTGAAAATGCACAAAACAAGATTGAAAAATATAATGAGGAATTAAAAGTATATAGTCAAAAGAAAGAAAAAATGAAGGAATTAATTCGTACTGTGTCTGAACAAATAGGTAGTACAAAATCAAAAGTAGAATATGAGAAGCAAAGGAAGATACTTAAAAGACATCGAGATTTGAGTTTAAGTACTGTAACTAGTACTCAGGGAATTTTTGGTGATGAAATGTTTTCTACATTTCCTCAATTATTAATATCGAAAACTGTATTGGATGCTAAGAATAAAATTAAGCTAAAAATAGCCGATAATAATCTTCCACAAGGACTAGGCAAAAGGCTTATTGAATATTTATTGGATAGTTCTACTAAGGAATGTATATGTGGAAATTCAATTTCTAATGAAGAGAGAGAACATATTAAAGCGTATTTAAATATGTTGCCGCCTAAGTCTTATACCAGTATGTACAATGAATTTAAAAGAACAGCTTCGCAGTGGGGGAAGGGATATAATAAAGAAAAGTTTGAGAGATATATTAAATTGATTTTAGAAAATAAAGAAAGTGCTGAAGAAGATGATAAAAAAATTAGAGAACTTGATGAGCAAGAGAAGAAAAGCCCTGATATTGAAAATTTAGTCATAGCAAGGAAACAGGCAGAAGATTCTATATTAGAATTGGATGAGCATATTATTAATCATGAAAAAGAACTTAACAAGTTTAAAATTTACTTAAAAAAGAATATGAAAGATTTTGATGATTTAACAAAGAAAAATAATGAAAATCTTAAGATTCAATCAAAGATTAATATTATGCAATTGGTAGCTGATTATTTTAAGAAAAAATTAGAAGATGCATCTTTGGAATATAGTAAAAATTTAGAAGAAAATATACAAAAATTATTAAATGAAATGCTGACTAGTAAAAGAAAGGTATCAGTTACACATGAATTTTCAGTAAGAGTAACTGACAGTTTTAATGATGAATCAAAATCAGAGGGGCAGTTCGCTGTTGTATCATTTGCATATATTGGAGGGATATTAAAAATGCTTCAAAACGATCAAAGATTAAATAAAAGGGAATATCCATTAGTTTTGGATGGACCATTTTCAAAGCTTGATCCAGATCAAAGACAGAATGTAGTTGATTCAATACCACAATTTGCACCACAAGTTATCTTGTTTTCAAAAGATAATTTACAAGATATTATAGCAGAAGATAAAATAGGAAGAGTTTGGACGATTATTAGTAATAATGAGAAGAATGTTGCTAGAGTTGAGGAGGGAATATTATGGAAATAA
- a CDS encoding DEAD/DEAH box helicase family protein, with protein sequence MNYKDLDIKRSYISRGNNNIAEAFLIPALKFTKIYKRSVGFFSSGVLELILDGIVVMVRNNGIIQLIASPKLNEEDINAINLGYKMRKDMIYDYFTRDFLMEVEKLNDNKLRMLCELISRGVLDIKIAITNDEGMYHDKLGILRDFDNNTIVFYGSSNSSYGGYRSNYEKIRVVKGWDEGNKEIIIEEELEFDTLWKGKNEFVEVYQYSETAKLNLLEVIKKRKNSQKDKKTIELRDYQEQAIKAWVDNDYHGFYVMATGTGKTWTAIYSTVELMKNHSPIVVICAPYKHLIKQWAEDVEKTFINGKIIMVSSENPGWEKQIMNEIIRKKYNSDMQLIIISTIASFNMDRFINLINKSDNDKLLIVDEAHRFTNRSERLHEIFDYMLGLSATPYSGSSAEKGRELMKFFGGQVFNLPIETALQKGFLVHYYYKPIFVNSTDYEEKKFNEQSMKIASCFKNNICINPDLLVKSLRNRLRIISMSEEKQSRIDEIINEINDPDHFVVYCGDGRLFDNNSGEEIRHIQSIKRVLTDHGFKTSQFTAKENMDERMQLVDSFNKGEISSLVAIRCLDEGINIPSIKSALILSSNDDYREFVQRRGRILRTYEGKKNATIYDVIVLPSSDMCQWAKIELRRFLEYGRLALNWNDLEIKLNDVIKEYNIKIEDIDVYDYEDILGDEDE encoded by the coding sequence ATGAATTATAAAGATTTAGATATAAAAAGAAGTTACATAAGTCGCGGAAATAATAATATTGCTGAAGCATTTTTGATACCAGCTTTAAAATTTACCAAGATTTATAAACGAAGTGTAGGTTTTTTCTCATCTGGAGTATTAGAACTTATTTTAGACGGAATTGTTGTTATGGTTAGAAATAATGGCATAATTCAACTTATAGCCAGTCCTAAACTTAATGAAGAGGATATTAATGCAATAAATTTGGGATATAAAATGCGTAAGGATATGATATATGATTACTTTACAAGAGATTTCTTAATGGAAGTGGAAAAATTGAATGACAATAAGCTTCGAATGTTATGTGAATTGATTAGTCGTGGTGTACTTGATATTAAAATTGCTATTACCAATGATGAAGGAATGTATCATGATAAACTTGGTATTTTAAGGGATTTTGATAATAACACTATCGTTTTTTATGGTTCATCTAATTCTAGTTATGGAGGGTATAGAAGTAATTATGAAAAAATTAGGGTTGTAAAAGGATGGGATGAAGGTAATAAGGAAATTATTATCGAAGAAGAGCTAGAATTTGATACTTTGTGGAAAGGAAAGAATGAGTTTGTTGAAGTATACCAATATTCTGAAACAGCCAAATTAAATCTCCTTGAAGTCATAAAAAAGAGAAAAAACAGTCAAAAAGATAAGAAAACTATTGAGTTACGAGATTATCAAGAACAAGCAATAAAGGCATGGGTAGATAATGATTATCATGGATTTTATGTTATGGCGACTGGTACAGGAAAAACATGGACGGCTATTTATTCAACAGTTGAGCTAATGAAAAATCATTCACCAATAGTTGTGATTTGTGCACCATATAAGCATCTTATAAAGCAGTGGGCGGAGGATGTTGAAAAAACATTTATAAACGGAAAGATAATAATGGTGTCATCTGAAAATCCAGGATGGGAAAAACAAATAATGAATGAGATTATTAGAAAAAAATATAATTCTGATATGCAACTTATAATCATATCTACAATTGCATCATTTAATATGGATAGGTTTATTAATTTAATTAATAAATCAGATAATGACAAATTATTAATTGTTGATGAAGCGCATAGATTTACAAATAGATCAGAAAGATTACATGAAATATTTGATTATATGCTTGGGTTAAGTGCAACACCGTATAGTGGTTCTTCGGCAGAAAAGGGAAGGGAATTAATGAAATTTTTCGGAGGACAGGTATTTAATTTACCTATTGAAACTGCTTTACAGAAAGGTTTTTTGGTGCATTATTATTATAAACCTATTTTTGTAAATTCTACTGATTATGAAGAAAAAAAGTTTAATGAACAAAGTATGAAAATTGCAAGTTGTTTTAAAAATAATATTTGTATAAATCCTGATTTACTCGTAAAGTCTCTTAGAAATAGATTACGAATTATTTCAATGTCAGAAGAAAAACAAAGTAGAATTGATGAAATTATTAACGAAATAAATGATCCAGATCATTTTGTTGTATATTGTGGTGATGGGCGTCTATTCGATAATAATTCTGGAGAAGAGATACGTCATATCCAATCTATAAAAAGAGTTCTTACAGATCATGGTTTTAAAACTAGTCAGTTTACTGCAAAAGAAAATATGGATGAGCGTATGCAACTTGTTGATTCATTTAATAAAGGTGAGATTTCTTCATTAGTTGCGATACGTTGTTTAGATGAAGGAATTAATATTCCATCAATAAAAAGTGCTCTTATTTTATCAAGTAATGATGACTATCGTGAATTTGTTCAAAGAAGAGGTCGTATACTTAGGACATATGAAGGCAAGAAAAATGCGACTATTTATGATGTTATTGTATTACCAAGTTCTGATATGTGCCAGTGGGCAAAAATTGAATTAAGAAGATTTTTGGAATATGGACGTCTTGCTTTGAATTGGAATGATCTTGAGATTAAGTTAAATGATGTAATAAAAGAATATAACATTAAAATAGAAGATATTGATGTATATGATTATGAGGATATTTTGGGGGATGAAGATGAATAA
- a CDS encoding DNA-directed RNA polymerase subunit alpha C-terminal domain-containing protein — translation MIGICDTPFYITYNCDPDDFKDIFIKDISFSKRLYKRLYEASIFSVEELLYSNSEKLSKIKGFGSGCINEIDNYIQSLKVRNSSNDDKIKNKFSITKELKLYKNNIINNDFSFEKTCELSKISIEQLDILKRGYCLFDPQLIELCYNNDSFLDDIINMFQLFVKINDKLHKVLKKIPEFRLKNYVLGYINAFSKNDIERNELLSYCNYDLMTLDDFIRHNICDKNKGNDIFNRFVNWCSFDLIQEISGFFDELFKRDNVRIVIYMRSRGSKLQEIGDKLNVSRERARQIEMKANNKFLIWQNSCNILSKVSADRNGDYVLTLSEIMDYMGDYYTEMLFFLKNNKLSDAIYDNKLEVFILGDDSLPNKVQEYTEELPDNFKVNKFQDYVKKGVEEKGLSAELISKAIEDNYTLTGEIYHRMKLTLTSMYTDIMKRFYTEGLYIYDDDELLKFKNTLIKEYGNIQLPTNNRAISARLSDIGVLCGRGIYRPKKEKYISDELAKQIFEYINGNESPILMTNIIFAEFENKLIYEGIDNKYYLQGILREIYGDKFIFTRDYVSKDETITSMYMEIVNYIKKFKYPVSKQQIYDKFRGVTEIVISISVSDLDILNLFGEYIHVDNLKITMSDIKYLEKIIIEFLSNKEVCHSKEIYEYILNDNLDLLTNNSVFQPFGMYSLLEHFFRDKYSFSRPFVAMKGTIIDRPLEILSEIISSTERIAIPYIKSLAKEYHFYIGSILDFMNSFNDTHLLISDNEIASIDYIEINLEVAIYIENLIYKELSDAKAIFELQCISKFPMLSIPWSEWLIYSILYKWSDKLIVATTSNQFRQSIPIVALKDVDISEMINQISNKGSGIIREIDNLENIDDLISEYIDLE, via the coding sequence ATGATTGGAATATGTGACACACCATTTTATATAACATATAATTGTGATCCAGATGATTTTAAGGATATATTTATTAAAGATATTTCTTTTTCAAAACGGTTATACAAAAGATTATATGAAGCATCGATTTTTTCAGTGGAAGAATTGTTGTATTCTAATTCAGAAAAACTATCAAAGATAAAAGGATTTGGATCAGGGTGTATAAACGAAATAGATAATTATATACAAAGCTTAAAGGTAAGAAATAGTAGTAATGATGATAAAATAAAAAATAAATTCTCTATTACTAAAGAACTAAAATTATACAAAAATAATATTATTAATAATGATTTTTCTTTTGAAAAAACTTGCGAGTTATCTAAAATTTCAATAGAGCAGTTGGATATTTTGAAGAGAGGATATTGTTTATTCGATCCTCAATTAATTGAATTATGTTATAACAATGACAGTTTTTTAGATGACATAATTAATATGTTTCAATTGTTTGTTAAAATTAATGATAAATTACATAAAGTTCTAAAAAAAATTCCTGAATTTAGATTGAAAAATTATGTCCTAGGTTATATAAATGCATTTTCTAAGAATGATATTGAAAGAAATGAATTATTGTCATACTGTAATTATGATTTAATGACTCTTGATGATTTTATTAGACATAATATTTGTGATAAAAATAAAGGAAATGATATATTTAATAGATTTGTTAATTGGTGTTCCTTTGATTTGATACAAGAAATTAGTGGATTTTTTGATGAATTATTTAAAAGAGATAATGTTAGAATAGTAATTTACATGAGATCGAGAGGAAGTAAATTACAAGAAATTGGAGATAAACTAAATGTATCAAGGGAACGTGCAAGACAAATTGAAATGAAGGCAAATAATAAATTTTTGATTTGGCAGAATTCGTGTAATATTTTATCAAAAGTATCAGCTGATCGTAATGGTGATTATGTATTAACATTGTCAGAAATAATGGATTATATGGGTGATTATTATACTGAAATGTTATTCTTTTTAAAAAATAATAAATTAAGTGATGCAATATATGATAACAAACTTGAAGTTTTCATTTTAGGAGATGATTCTTTACCCAATAAGGTACAGGAATATACTGAAGAATTACCTGATAATTTTAAGGTGAATAAATTTCAAGATTATGTTAAGAAAGGAGTAGAAGAAAAAGGACTTTCTGCTGAATTAATTTCTAAGGCGATTGAAGATAATTATACTCTAACAGGTGAAATATATCATAGAATGAAGTTAACTCTTACTTCCATGTATACAGATATTATGAAACGTTTCTATACAGAAGGACTATATATATATGATGATGATGAATTATTAAAATTTAAGAATACATTAATAAAAGAATATGGAAATATCCAACTTCCAACTAATAATAGGGCAATAAGTGCAAGATTAAGTGACATTGGTGTTCTTTGTGGTAGAGGAATTTATAGACCTAAAAAGGAAAAATATATATCTGATGAATTAGCAAAACAGATCTTTGAATATATTAACGGAAACGAATCTCCAATTTTAATGACTAATATAATTTTTGCTGAGTTTGAAAATAAGTTGATTTATGAAGGAATAGATAATAAATATTATTTACAAGGAATTTTAAGAGAAATTTATGGAGATAAGTTTATATTTACAAGGGATTATGTATCTAAAGATGAGACAATAACTTCTATGTATATGGAGATTGTTAATTATATAAAGAAATTTAAATATCCAGTTAGTAAACAGCAAATATATGATAAGTTTCGTGGGGTGACTGAAATAGTTATTTCAATATCTGTAAGTGACCTTGATATACTTAATTTATTTGGAGAATATATACATGTAGATAATTTGAAAATAACTATGAGTGATATAAAATATTTGGAAAAAATAATTATAGAATTTTTGTCAAATAAAGAAGTATGCCATAGCAAAGAAATTTATGAGTATATATTAAATGATAACTTAGATTTATTGACTAACAATAGTGTTTTTCAACCATTTGGTATGTATAGTTTATTAGAACATTTTTTTAGAGATAAATATTCGTTTTCAAGACCTTTTGTAGCAATGAAGGGAACTATTATTGATAGGCCATTGGAAATATTGAGTGAAATAATATCAAGTACTGAGAGAATAGCTATTCCTTACATTAAATCACTTGCAAAAGAATATCATTTTTATATTGGTAGCATATTAGACTTTATGAATTCATTTAATGATACACATTTACTGATTAGTGATAATGAAATTGCTTCGATTGATTATATTGAGATAAATCTGGAGGTAGCAATATATATTGAAAATTTAATTTATAAAGAATTGTCAGATGCTAAAGCTATTTTTGAATTACAGTGTATTAGCAAATTTCCAATGTTATCAATTCCTTGGAGCGAGTGGTTAATATACAGTATTTTGTATAAATGGTCAGATAAACTTATTGTAGCAACTACATCAAATCAGTTTAGGCAATCTATTCCTATTGTAGCATTAAAAGATGTTGATATAAGTGAAATGATAAATCAAATTTCAAATAAAGGTAGTGGAATAATAAGAGAAATTGATAATTTAGAAAATATAGATGATTTAATTTCCGAATATATTGATTTAGAATAG